In one window of Thalassotalea agarivorans DNA:
- a CDS encoding MAPEG family protein gives MTILILCLTIAALLPFLAKAPVAIEMNKLGGYNNKFPREQQKKLEGMGARALAAHHNAFESFIVFAPAVLLAVMFKLATPTIVTLAVIHVLARVAYNFLYLANKSTLRSLSWTVGIGCSFAIYILVLLNL, from the coding sequence ATGACTATTTTAATTCTTTGTTTAACCATCGCTGCACTATTACCATTTTTGGCAAAGGCACCGGTAGCTATTGAAATGAATAAACTAGGAGGCTACAACAATAAGTTTCCTAGAGAGCAACAAAAGAAGCTAGAAGGTATGGGCGCAAGAGCACTTGCTGCACATCATAACGCGTTTGAAAGCTTTATCGTCTTTGCCCCTGCAGTTTTGCTTGCAGTCATGTTTAAGTTAGCAACGCCAACCATTGTGACGTTGGCTGTGATTCATGTACTGGCGCGCGTAGCATACAACTTTCTATATTTAGCGAACAAAAGCACACTGCGCTCGCTTTCATGGACGGTAGGTATAGGCTGTAGTTTTGCTATTTATATCTTAGTGCTTTTAAATCTTTAA
- a CDS encoding penicillin acylase family protein: MKRLKNIFIGAVLILILVVATAFTWLYSQLDQSLPLISGKQTLLGLEDSVTVERDEQGIATIKGKTRADVALATGFVHAQERFFQMDLLRRNSAGELSSLFGEIALEKDQEIRQHRFRERARKILNQLPQAQQDILQAYTRGVNQGLMFLGAVPFEYLALRQDPVEWREEDTILAVFSMYLDLQYHDGRRERTLALMHDVFSESAFNFLNPKGSEWDAAVDATLLPSFPMPSTPWPAASNAAMQKRIDNEDDYLSEALVGSNNWAVAGDKTPYTSAMVADDMHLGIRVPNTWFRASFEYIEQGKTVKVTGATLPGTPNIVVGSNGSIAWGFTNSYGDWSDIIVLEVNDAQMQYLTPEGYRPFTISKQVLAVSGKPSVEFDVKETIWGPVIGKNHKGQWLAYRWVAHDINAVNLDLIALETASTVDDAFEIGAGAGVPAQNLMVADSQGNIGWSIMGPIPIKKGEIGELPASWSSGENGWTGYLAKADYPRVKNPVHGRLWTGNSRVVGGEKLAKIGNGGYALGARSQQIRDDLFAKAQFSEQDLLDVALDDRAVFLLRWQSFMLEHVFTKENLISHPHWAEAAQIVEQDNALRASVDSVAYRIVRNFRMNLRSNVFGLLNENLSNMDEHFNLHAIRHQLEVPLWHMANTQPENFLWLGEDSWQTMFAKTLDKTLSDMTKEQPLSAATWGQQNTSDIKHPLSSAIPFIGRYLDMPQKQLAGDSYMPRVQGKAFGASQRMIVAPGHEENGIFHMPTSQSGHPWSPYYRIGHSDWEEGKASPFLPGETRYKLTLLSY; the protein is encoded by the coding sequence ATGAAGCGATTAAAAAATATTTTTATTGGCGCAGTATTAATCCTAATATTAGTCGTCGCTACGGCTTTCACGTGGCTTTATTCACAACTCGATCAATCTTTACCATTAATCTCCGGAAAACAAACGCTTTTAGGCCTTGAAGATAGCGTTACTGTAGAGCGAGATGAGCAAGGCATTGCTACGATAAAAGGTAAAACAAGAGCTGACGTTGCCCTAGCCACCGGCTTTGTGCATGCGCAAGAGCGCTTCTTCCAAATGGATTTACTACGCCGAAATTCGGCAGGTGAACTTTCTAGCTTGTTTGGTGAAATAGCACTAGAAAAAGACCAAGAGATCAGACAGCACAGGTTCCGTGAGCGTGCGCGCAAAATTTTGAATCAGCTTCCACAAGCGCAACAAGATATTTTACAAGCCTACACACGTGGCGTTAACCAAGGGTTAATGTTTTTAGGCGCGGTACCTTTTGAGTATTTGGCATTAAGACAAGATCCAGTGGAGTGGCGAGAAGAAGATACGATTTTAGCTGTCTTTAGTATGTATTTGGATTTGCAGTATCACGACGGCCGACGCGAGCGCACATTGGCGCTTATGCATGATGTATTTTCAGAATCTGCGTTTAACTTTTTAAATCCAAAAGGCAGTGAATGGGATGCAGCGGTTGATGCAACCCTTTTACCTTCATTTCCAATGCCTTCGACACCTTGGCCTGCTGCCAGTAATGCAGCCATGCAAAAACGCATAGACAACGAGGACGATTACCTGAGCGAAGCACTTGTTGGTTCAAACAACTGGGCGGTTGCCGGTGATAAAACACCATACACCAGCGCGATGGTTGCAGACGACATGCACTTAGGTATTCGCGTACCAAACACTTGGTTCCGCGCGTCATTTGAATATATTGAGCAAGGTAAAACCGTCAAGGTTACCGGCGCTACCCTACCGGGCACACCGAACATTGTCGTTGGCAGTAATGGCAGCATTGCTTGGGGTTTCACCAATAGTTATGGCGACTGGAGCGATATTATCGTTTTAGAGGTAAATGATGCACAAATGCAATACCTAACGCCTGAAGGCTATCGCCCATTCACTATCAGTAAGCAAGTGTTGGCAGTAAGCGGCAAACCATCAGTTGAATTTGATGTGAAGGAAACTATTTGGGGTCCTGTCATTGGAAAAAACCACAAAGGTCAATGGTTAGCATATCGCTGGGTTGCTCACGATATAAATGCCGTTAATCTCGACTTAATTGCATTAGAAACGGCAAGTACAGTTGATGATGCGTTTGAAATTGGCGCTGGCGCTGGTGTCCCTGCTCAGAACTTAATGGTGGCGGATAGCCAAGGCAATATTGGCTGGTCAATTATGGGGCCAATTCCAATTAAAAAAGGCGAGATTGGCGAACTACCTGCGAGCTGGTCATCAGGTGAAAATGGTTGGACAGGTTATTTAGCAAAAGCAGATTATCCGCGCGTTAAAAACCCCGTTCACGGTCGATTATGGACTGGCAACTCTCGTGTTGTTGGCGGCGAGAAGTTAGCAAAAATTGGTAATGGTGGATATGCACTCGGTGCTCGTTCTCAACAGATCAGAGACGACTTATTTGCCAAAGCACAGTTTTCAGAACAAGACTTGTTAGACGTAGCACTAGATGACAGAGCCGTATTCTTGTTGCGTTGGCAGTCTTTTATGCTAGAGCACGTCTTTACTAAAGAGAATCTGATCAGCCATCCTCATTGGGCTGAGGCGGCGCAAATCGTTGAACAAGACAATGCACTTCGTGCAAGTGTTGACTCAGTTGCTTACCGCATTGTGCGTAATTTTAGAATGAATTTACGTAGCAACGTCTTTGGTTTGTTAAATGAAAACCTATCCAACATGGATGAACATTTCAATCTGCATGCAATTCGTCACCAGCTTGAAGTGCCGCTATGGCATATGGCAAATACGCAGCCAGAAAACTTTTTATGGTTAGGGGAAGATAGCTGGCAAACAATGTTTGCAAAAACACTCGATAAAACCCTAAGCGATATGACCAAAGAACAACCATTAAGCGCGGCAACATGGGGGCAGCAAAACACTTCGGATATCAAACATCCACTATCGAGCGCTATTCCATTTATTGGTCGCTATTTAGACATGCCTCAAAAGCAATTAGCTGGCGACAGCTATATGCCAAGAGTGCAAGGAAAAGCTTTCGGCGCCTCACAACGCATGATTGTTGCACCAGGGCATGAAGAAAATGGTATTTTCCATATGCCAACTAGCCAGTCTGGTCACCCTTGGAGCCCTTATTATCGTATTGGCCACAGTGACTGGGAAGAAGGTAAAGCATCACCATTTTTGCCTGGTGAAACCCGTTATAAATTAACGTTACTGAGTTATTAA
- a CDS encoding aminotransferase class V-fold PLP-dependent enzyme, which translates to MDTLKNYKAHFPVFTTQPSLTYLDSAATTLIPDVVAKSHYHAQCHLHANVGKGMYPLSEQGNQQITSVKEKVKQLIQAGHIDQILFTENATTAIHLVAQGAIKPAIKPHHNIVVSISEHHANFLPWQQLSQVFGIELRTIDVNEHGRICQQQLRAKTDENTLLVALCHVSNVLGQMNDVATLTKIAKQYNATVLIDGAQAIAHTEVDVQQIGCDYYVFSGHKMYAGAGVGVLYCRDQTGESLAPVVLGGGIVNAVAVDQTKYIRGISKLRAGSANLAAIVALGSAIDWLASIGNTSRTARSAFIHDYCLKRLVALKAVNLLVAAEYQDRLGLISFTIAGVHSHDTASLMAQQNIAVRAGHHCAQPLHSALNIKDSVRISIGLYNSTEDIDRMITVLEEAIALLGLAND; encoded by the coding sequence ATGGACACACTAAAAAACTATAAAGCGCACTTTCCCGTTTTTACTACTCAGCCATCTCTAACCTATTTAGATAGCGCAGCAACAACGCTCATTCCTGATGTTGTCGCTAAATCCCACTATCATGCACAATGTCATCTCCATGCTAACGTTGGTAAAGGCATGTATCCGCTGAGTGAGCAAGGTAATCAACAAATCACTTCGGTGAAAGAAAAAGTAAAACAGCTCATTCAAGCAGGCCATATTGACCAAATATTGTTTACTGAAAATGCGACTACAGCCATTCACCTTGTTGCTCAAGGAGCGATAAAACCTGCTATTAAACCGCACCACAACATCGTAGTAAGTATCTCAGAGCACCATGCTAACTTTTTACCGTGGCAGCAACTATCACAAGTGTTTGGTATTGAATTAAGAACGATAGACGTTAATGAACACGGAAGAATCTGCCAGCAGCAATTACGAGCAAAGACCGATGAGAATACGTTGCTTGTCGCGCTTTGCCATGTCAGCAATGTGCTCGGGCAAATGAATGATGTAGCTACACTGACTAAAATTGCCAAGCAATACAATGCCACCGTATTGATCGACGGGGCACAAGCCATTGCGCATACAGAGGTAGATGTGCAACAAATTGGTTGCGATTATTATGTGTTTTCAGGACATAAAATGTATGCTGGCGCAGGTGTTGGAGTGCTTTATTGTCGTGACCAAACAGGTGAGTCTTTAGCGCCTGTTGTTTTAGGTGGTGGCATTGTCAATGCGGTAGCGGTGGATCAAACTAAATACATACGAGGCATTAGCAAGCTTAGAGCTGGTTCGGCTAACCTTGCCGCAATAGTAGCGCTTGGCAGTGCGATTGATTGGCTCGCGAGTATTGGCAATACCTCAAGGACTGCACGTAGTGCTTTTATTCATGACTATTGCCTTAAACGTTTAGTCGCACTTAAGGCAGTAAATCTATTGGTGGCAGCCGAATATCAAGATAGATTGGGACTGATATCGTTTACCATAGCAGGAGTACACAGCCACGATACTGCTTCTTTAATGGCGCAGCAAAACATAGCTGTGCGCGCTGGTCATCATTGTGCGCAACCATTGCATAGTGCGCTTAACATAAAAGATTCTGTGAGAATATCTATCGGTTTATATAACAGCACCGAAGATATTGATCGCATGATTACCGTATTAGAAGAAGCAATCGCCTTACTAGGATTAGCGAATGATTAA
- the sufU gene encoding Fe-S cluster assembly sulfur transfer protein SufU, protein MIKIDKAQLSDVDLYQNALIDLHKSPYGFDVVIDENARAEGENQTCGDELVLSLNIQQGNIAQASFSGHSCAICRASAAIMCRAIEHQKISAVDSLLVNIEQLFDEQVTQLEIPETFEPLLSVTKFPVRIQCAVLPWQTLESALKEYQHE, encoded by the coding sequence ATGATTAAAATAGATAAGGCGCAACTATCCGATGTCGACCTATATCAAAACGCCTTGATTGACTTGCATAAATCGCCGTATGGTTTTGATGTGGTAATTGACGAAAACGCTCGAGCGGAAGGCGAAAATCAAACCTGTGGCGATGAATTGGTGTTATCGCTCAATATACAGCAAGGAAATATTGCACAAGCTAGTTTTTCTGGCCATAGTTGCGCGATTTGCAGGGCATCTGCTGCGATTATGTGTCGTGCGATAGAGCATCAGAAAATTTCAGCTGTGGACTCGCTCTTGGTCAATATAGAGCAATTATTTGATGAGCAAGTAACACAATTAGAGATACCCGAAACGTTTGAACCGCTATTGTCAGTAACAAAGTTTCCGGTAAGAATTCAATGCGCAGTATTGCCTTGGCAAACCTTGGAATCAGCGCTTAAAGAGTATCAACATGAATAG
- a CDS encoding XdhC family protein — translation MNSENWLQWQQRFDEDKAYVLASIAATEGATYQKTGAMMLIDEQLQCVGLLSGGCLEGDIALHAEKVFGDKRKRVITYDLLNDADLLWGLGLGCEGKLDIVLQYLAPSNGHLGIAQMLSAIEQGQSGYFWQNITDDGTSNGQFVTTLPANLAAGMVTPIYPLQHILICGAGPDVKPLVEMMMVMQWRVTVVDHRKAQLASMPQGATTIHQRPELLERNTLNCYSGIVVMTHNLAHDQAYLDAAIAAKTSYIGVLGPRARKEKLLKEQPKHLHNSIYGPIGLDLGGRGPQAIALSIVSEIQQHFAGEKKIEKPWVVA, via the coding sequence ATGAATAGTGAAAATTGGCTGCAATGGCAACAACGCTTTGACGAGGACAAAGCCTATGTGTTGGCGAGTATCGCAGCTACAGAGGGCGCAACTTATCAAAAAACTGGCGCAATGATGCTGATCGACGAACAGCTACAATGCGTTGGTTTACTTAGTGGTGGCTGTTTGGAAGGCGATATAGCGTTGCATGCAGAAAAAGTGTTTGGCGATAAACGTAAACGAGTGATCACCTATGATCTGCTTAACGATGCCGACTTATTGTGGGGGTTAGGCTTAGGTTGCGAAGGCAAACTGGATATTGTATTGCAATACTTAGCGCCGAGTAATGGACACCTAGGCATAGCGCAAATGTTGTCTGCAATCGAACAAGGCCAAAGTGGCTATTTTTGGCAAAATATTACTGACGATGGCACAAGCAATGGGCAGTTTGTCACTACGCTACCAGCCAACCTCGCCGCTGGCATGGTTACGCCAATTTATCCGCTGCAGCATATACTTATTTGTGGAGCTGGGCCAGACGTTAAACCTTTAGTGGAAATGATGATGGTAATGCAGTGGCGCGTTACTGTTGTTGATCACCGCAAAGCACAGTTAGCGTCTATGCCTCAAGGTGCGACGACGATACATCAGCGACCAGAATTACTCGAACGAAACACATTAAATTGCTACAGCGGTATTGTTGTGATGACGCATAATTTAGCACATGACCAAGCATATTTAGACGCAGCGATTGCAGCCAAAACAAGTTATATCGGCGTATTAGGGCCACGAGCTCGCAAAGAAAAACTGTTAAAAGAGCAACCTAAACATCTCCATAATTCTATTTATGGCCCAATAGGACTCGATTTAGGAGGCCGCGGCCCGCAAGCCATCGCTTTGTCGATTGTTAGCGAAATTCAACAGCATTTTGCTGGCGAGAAAAAGATAGAAAAACCTTGGGTTGTAGCCTAA
- a CDS encoding nucleotidyltransferase family protein yields MHIHLILLAAGASKRLGQPKQLIDIGNKALIVYQIEKLIAAKRNVQAQVSISCVLGANHELCQPHITDLAVDVVINQAWQQGMSTSLQCGIKHAPKADAYGIVLVDQYALKSAQIEALIKAYVEQPEHIHLAASGEQFSPPAIFSNSFIKHFASATGDKGAKPVLYQLKDLLALHQMPEAFIDLDTKQQLKQLEQFKAKEGRS; encoded by the coding sequence ATGCATATCCATTTGATTTTACTTGCAGCGGGTGCATCAAAACGTTTAGGGCAACCAAAACAGTTAATTGACATCGGCAATAAAGCGCTTATTGTGTATCAAATAGAAAAATTGATTGCCGCTAAACGCAATGTGCAAGCGCAAGTGAGTATAAGCTGTGTTTTGGGTGCAAATCACGAGCTATGTCAGCCGCATATAACTGACCTAGCTGTGGATGTCGTTATAAATCAGGCGTGGCAACAAGGCATGTCTACGTCTTTGCAGTGTGGCATAAAGCATGCTCCCAAGGCAGATGCCTATGGCATAGTATTAGTCGATCAATATGCGTTGAAGAGTGCTCAAATTGAGGCATTGATAAAGGCTTATGTAGAGCAGCCAGAGCATATTCATCTGGCCGCCAGTGGTGAACAGTTTTCACCGCCTGCCATATTTAGCAACAGTTTTATTAAACATTTTGCTAGCGCGACAGGTGATAAAGGTGCTAAACCTGTCTTATATCAATTAAAAGACCTATTAGCGTTACATCAAATGCCAGAAGCATTTATAGACCTAGATACGAAACAACAATTAAAACAATTAGAACAATTTAAGGCCAAAGAGGGTAGATCATGA
- a CDS encoding (2Fe-2S)-binding protein yields the protein MTILKINGKTHKFNQDPSMPLLWVLRDILKFKGTKYGCGKGLCGACTVHINGQPTRSCVLPVSAVEGQEITTIEGLSENIDHPVQQAWQELNVPQCGYCQSGQMMAAAALLESNKAPSEQEIEMAMSGNICRCGTYPRIKEAINRAAELATEVK from the coding sequence ATGACCATTCTTAAAATTAATGGTAAGACACATAAGTTTAACCAAGATCCTAGCATGCCATTGCTGTGGGTGTTGCGCGATATTTTAAAGTTTAAAGGGACCAAATATGGTTGTGGCAAAGGCCTTTGTGGCGCATGCACGGTGCATATAAACGGCCAGCCAACGCGCTCTTGCGTCTTACCGGTATCGGCTGTTGAAGGGCAGGAGATTACCACAATAGAAGGTCTATCAGAAAACATTGATCATCCTGTACAGCAGGCTTGGCAAGAACTAAACGTACCACAATGCGGTTATTGCCAGTCAGGTCAAATGATGGCGGCAGCTGCATTGCTTGAAAGTAATAAAGCGCCCTCAGAGCAAGAGATTGAAATGGCGATGAGTGGCAACATTTGTCGTTGCGGCACGTACCCTCGCATCAAAGAGGCGATTAACCGAGCGGCTGAACTAGCCACTGAAGTGAAGTAG
- a CDS encoding xanthine dehydrogenase family protein molybdopterin-binding subunit — protein MKTIENVSRRSFLKRVGASSSALVLGVQLPSLGMLPKALAATNKSVFAPNVYVQVTEDNKVQVICHRSEMGQGIRTSIPMIVADEIEAEWQQIEVIQGLGDAKYGSQNTDGSRSIRDFYQPLREAGASARMMLEQAAAKVWKVSPTKVQAMNGKVYLAKSNKSLSYGELVPIAINQEIPEKSALVLKKKSQFKFIGKKDIPLVDGKDIAAGTTVFGFDVELPNMRYAVIARPPVLGASVKSLNAEKANGIAGVVDVIQLDALEEPAAFKPLGGVAVIATNTWAAMKGREALEIEWSESEHDVYNSPAYKEALKESCITANNVLRKKGDVEAALKAATKSHTADYFVPSLIHVPMEPPAATAHFHDGIMDIWACTQTPQSSQGTVAAITGLKPENVNVNVTLLGGGFGRKSKPDFVVEAAVLSKQLEVPVKVCWTREDEVKNGYYQAVSYQRMSAGFNNEDKVTAWHHQVTQPPISATFAKGSDIIGGESNLGLIDTPFDIANIQASVGKIKAHTRIGWLRSVNNINHAFAASSFADELAHEAKADSKDFLLSLIGQDRKIDLSKENASYGNYGETIEEYPIDTARHKACVEKVAAMSKWGQTLPAGHALGIAVHRSFCSYVACVVEVSTNKAGKVRLENIWMAADCGTVVNPERAVSQMEGAAIFGISLTYFGEITAENGAIVQGNFDDYPVARMSDVPPIHVEIIENDQPPGGVGEPGVPPIAPAICNAIFKATGERYRELPLKKYGII, from the coding sequence ATGAAAACGATTGAAAATGTAAGTCGCCGAAGTTTTCTCAAACGCGTTGGTGCAAGTTCTAGTGCATTAGTACTTGGTGTTCAGTTGCCGAGCTTGGGCATGTTGCCTAAAGCGTTAGCTGCAACCAATAAATCAGTGTTTGCGCCCAATGTATATGTACAAGTAACTGAGGACAACAAGGTTCAGGTGATCTGTCACCGTAGTGAAATGGGGCAAGGCATAAGAACCAGTATCCCGATGATTGTTGCTGATGAAATTGAAGCCGAGTGGCAACAAATTGAAGTTATCCAAGGCCTAGGTGACGCTAAATACGGTAGTCAAAATACCGATGGCTCTAGAAGTATCCGTGACTTTTACCAACCACTTCGTGAAGCTGGTGCTTCAGCACGTATGATGCTTGAACAAGCAGCGGCTAAAGTATGGAAAGTCAGTCCAACAAAAGTTCAGGCAATGAACGGTAAAGTCTACCTGGCTAAAAGCAATAAATCGCTTTCATATGGCGAGCTTGTGCCAATTGCAATAAACCAAGAGATTCCTGAAAAATCAGCGTTGGTGTTGAAGAAAAAATCGCAATTTAAATTCATTGGGAAAAAAGATATTCCACTAGTTGATGGCAAAGATATCGCGGCAGGTACGACAGTATTTGGCTTTGATGTGGAATTGCCAAATATGCGCTACGCGGTAATCGCAAGGCCACCGGTGCTAGGTGCTTCGGTGAAATCGTTAAATGCAGAAAAAGCCAATGGTATTGCTGGCGTTGTTGATGTTATTCAATTGGATGCATTAGAAGAGCCTGCGGCATTTAAACCGCTAGGTGGTGTTGCAGTAATAGCAACTAATACCTGGGCGGCGATGAAAGGCCGAGAAGCGTTAGAGATCGAGTGGAGCGAAAGTGAGCACGATGTCTATAACTCGCCAGCTTATAAAGAAGCGTTGAAAGAGTCTTGTATTACGGCAAACAATGTTTTACGCAAAAAGGGTGACGTAGAAGCTGCGCTAAAAGCGGCTACAAAAAGTCATACAGCAGACTATTTTGTACCGAGTCTCATTCATGTACCGATGGAACCACCGGCAGCAACAGCGCATTTCCATGATGGCATTATGGATATTTGGGCATGTACTCAAACGCCTCAGTCTTCGCAAGGTACCGTAGCTGCAATTACTGGATTAAAACCAGAAAATGTAAATGTGAATGTTACTTTGCTTGGTGGTGGTTTTGGTCGTAAATCTAAACCTGATTTTGTTGTTGAGGCGGCAGTGCTGTCAAAACAATTAGAGGTGCCAGTAAAGGTATGTTGGACGCGCGAAGATGAAGTTAAAAATGGCTACTATCAAGCGGTCAGTTATCAGCGTATGTCTGCAGGTTTCAACAATGAAGATAAGGTTACCGCATGGCATCATCAAGTTACCCAGCCACCTATTAGTGCGACTTTTGCTAAAGGCTCAGATATTATCGGCGGCGAATCGAATTTAGGATTGATTGATACACCTTTTGATATCGCCAATATCCAAGCTTCAGTGGGTAAGATAAAAGCGCATACTCGTATTGGTTGGTTGCGCTCGGTTAATAATATTAACCATGCCTTTGCAGCAAGCAGTTTTGCTGATGAATTAGCGCATGAAGCGAAAGCGGATAGTAAAGATTTTCTGCTAAGTCTGATTGGTCAGGATAGAAAAATTGACCTGAGCAAAGAAAATGCAAGCTATGGTAACTATGGCGAAACCATAGAAGAGTACCCTATCGATACGGCGCGTCATAAGGCTTGTGTCGAGAAAGTGGCAGCAATGTCGAAGTGGGGACAAACATTACCAGCGGGACATGCCTTAGGTATTGCCGTGCATCGCAGTTTCTGTAGTTATGTTGCTTGTGTCGTTGAAGTTTCAACCAACAAAGCAGGGAAAGTTAGGCTAGAAAACATTTGGATGGCCGCCGATTGTGGCACCGTAGTTAACCCAGAGCGTGCCGTTTCGCAAATGGAGGGAGCTGCTATCTTTGGTATTTCACTCACCTATTTTGGTGAAATAACCGCAGAAAATGGTGCTATTGTCCAAGGTAACTTTGATGACTACCCGGTTGCGCGTATGTCAGATGTACCGCCTATTCATGTTGAAATTATTGAAAACGATCAACCCCCAGGTGGTGTTGGTGAACCTGGTGTGCCACCGATTGCGCCAGCGATTTGCAACGCAATCTTTAAAGCAACAGGTGAACGTTATCGTGAACTGCCGTTGAAAAAATACGGTATTATATAG
- a CDS encoding DUF2058 domain-containing protein, with the protein MSSLQEQLLKAGLTTKQKARQANSDKRKKQKQKRSGANVEQSMQEQVKQELAKSKADKLAKDAALNAEKQQQLANKEAHQRKLQILEHHSLKDIDGDKEYNYNFEGKIKKLALDEQTYQALVNGRLAVCGLAGVSYVVTAETAAKLQTLDNDIVLVQNDKQETAVDEEDPYADYQIPDDLMW; encoded by the coding sequence ATGTCTTCGTTGCAAGAACAGTTACTTAAAGCAGGTTTAACGACTAAGCAGAAAGCACGCCAAGCTAATAGCGATAAGCGTAAGAAGCAGAAACAAAAGCGCAGTGGCGCTAACGTTGAACAGTCGATGCAAGAACAAGTTAAACAAGAGCTCGCTAAATCTAAAGCGGATAAACTTGCAAAAGATGCCGCATTAAATGCTGAAAAACAGCAACAATTAGCTAACAAGGAAGCGCATCAGCGAAAACTACAAATTCTTGAGCATCACAGTTTAAAAGATATTGATGGTGACAAAGAATACAACTACAACTTTGAAGGCAAAATTAAAAAGTTAGCGTTAGATGAACAAACCTATCAGGCACTAGTCAATGGCCGCCTTGCAGTATGCGGATTAGCTGGCGTCAGTTACGTTGTTACGGCTGAAACAGCAGCAAAATTGCAGACGCTAGATAACGATATTGTGTTGGTACAAAACGACAAGCAGGAAACGGCTGTCGATGAAGAAGATCCATATGCAGATTATCAAATACCTGATGATTTGATGTGGTAA
- a CDS encoding tetratricopeptide repeat protein yields the protein MENKTFLALSFIASLAFSHVAYADSMFSDEVTQRVNKDMQKRLGCYSFKQCKALAEDGSVRHQSFMSEVYLMGEAYGIKSDEGMSRKKVFFWMKVAAENGALSEQSSLARAYLYGSYENEVDLEKATYWANKVIAAESKSGYFVLGEVAKLEKRYKDAMKNYRLADGATEAEYQIAELYFHGHGVERDIEKAKGHYKNANRLGDSEASYKLGIIARYHDKDDKKALYYFESATHRGRIALGIGEYHPQSKEQIALMRLDKLKPGDNYEYVAELFLSGARNKLPVSTRIYGQLLWGGKGVDKNQEMAVKFFNVAASMKDGRAAYLLSDAYRNGLVVEKDEKKANEFLRYAASLKDIASVSLLGRYYLAGQGGFEQNYDKAFEALMYAGHKGDAEALYALGFIYEYGAGRDIDKASAKKYYNYAAQRGDQRAKAKLEKM from the coding sequence ATGGAAAACAAAACCTTTCTAGCACTCTCTTTTATAGCTAGCCTAGCTTTTTCGCATGTTGCGTACGCAGATTCCATGTTTAGTGATGAAGTTACTCAACGAGTGAATAAGGATATGCAAAAGCGCCTAGGATGTTATTCGTTCAAACAATGTAAAGCATTAGCCGAAGACGGCAGTGTGCGCCACCAATCTTTTATGTCAGAAGTCTATCTGATGGGTGAAGCTTATGGCATAAAATCTGACGAAGGCATGAGCCGCAAGAAAGTCTTTTTTTGGATGAAAGTTGCAGCGGAAAATGGTGCATTGTCCGAGCAAAGTTCATTGGCAAGGGCCTACTTATATGGTTCCTATGAAAATGAGGTTGACCTCGAAAAGGCTACCTACTGGGCAAATAAAGTCATTGCGGCGGAAAGCAAGAGTGGCTATTTTGTTTTAGGTGAAGTCGCTAAGTTAGAAAAACGATACAAAGACGCAATGAAAAACTATCGGCTTGCCGATGGGGCGACCGAAGCGGAATATCAGATCGCAGAGCTATATTTTCATGGGCATGGTGTTGAAAGAGACATTGAAAAAGCGAAAGGACACTATAAAAACGCCAACCGATTGGGCGACTCGGAAGCTAGTTACAAACTTGGTATTATCGCTAGGTATCATGACAAAGATGATAAAAAGGCTTTGTATTATTTTGAATCGGCCACACATAGGGGGAGAATTGCACTAGGTATTGGCGAATATCACCCACAATCTAAAGAACAAATTGCTTTAATGCGTTTAGATAAATTAAAGCCCGGTGATAATTACGAATATGTCGCCGAACTGTTTTTGTCTGGAGCTCGAAACAAGTTACCCGTAAGCACCCGAATCTATGGACAATTGCTGTGGGGTGGTAAAGGTGTTGATAAAAACCAAGAAATGGCAGTTAAATTTTTCAACGTCGCGGCTTCTATGAAAGATGGTCGAGCAGCCTATTTGTTAAGTGATGCATATCGAAACGGACTTGTTGTAGAAAAAGATGAAAAGAAGGCGAATGAGTTTCTTCGTTATGCAGCCAGTTTGAAAGATATCGCTTCAGTATCGCTTCTAGGTCGCTATTACCTTGCTGGTCAAGGTGGCTTTGAACAAAATTACGACAAAGCTTTTGAAGCGCTTATGTATGCTGGCCACAAAGGAGACGCTGAAGCGCTTTATGCATTGGGTTTCATTTATGAGTATGGTGCAGGCCGAGATATAGATAAAGCCAGTGCCAAAAAATACTATAACTATGCTGCTCAAAGGGGCGACCAAAGAGCTAAAGCAAAGCTAGAAAAAATGTAG